The window CAGACTTTCGACTACCTGGGCCGAACGTTCGTCGTCCCGCCGCACGTGCACCCGATCACCCCGGTGTCGCACCTGCTGGGGCAGGCGGTCCTCGATGAGGTCACCGACACCGACCGGGTGCTCGACCTGGGCACCGGCTGCGGCGTGAACGCCGTGCTCGCCGCGTCCCGCTCCGCCGACGTCACCGCCGTGGACACCAACCCGCACGCGCTCGCTGCCGCCAAGGCAAACGCCGAGCGCAACGGTGTCGCCGACCGTGTCCACGTGCGCCACAGCGACGTGTTCAGCGACGTCTCCGGCGTGTTCGACCTGATCGTGTTCGACCCGCCGTTCCGCTGGTTCACCCCACGCGACCACCTCGAGAACGCCAGCACCGACCCCGGCTACCGGGCGCTCAACACCTTCTTCGCCACCGTCGGCGACCACCTCACCGAGGACGGGCGCATGCTGATCTTCTTCGGCACCTCCGGCGACCTCGGCCACCTGCGCGCCCAAGCCGACGCCGCCGGATTCACGACGAAGACCATCGCCACCGACGGAATCGACAAGGACGGCTGGCACGTCGACTACTTCACCTTCCGAATGACCCGATAGTTGTCGGTG is drawn from Actinokineospora alba and contains these coding sequences:
- a CDS encoding methyltransferase — protein: MEHQPTMGLDDVARIERWHESAYRSARVDTDQTFDYLGRTFVVPPHVHPITPVSHLLGQAVLDEVTDTDRVLDLGTGCGVNAVLAASRSADVTAVDTNPHALAAAKANAERNGVADRVHVRHSDVFSDVSGVFDLIVFDPPFRWFTPRDHLENASTDPGYRALNTFFATVGDHLTEDGRMLIFFGTSGDLGHLRAQADAAGFTTKTIATDGIDKDGWHVDYFTFRMTR